The DNA segment TCGAGGCGCTCGGCAAGACCATCGTGCGCTGCGGCCCGCACGGCGCCGGCCAGACCGTCAAGGCCGCCAACCAGCTCATCGTCGCCGTCAACATCCAGGCCTGCGCCGAAGCCGTGGTCTTCCTGGAGAAGTCCGGCGTCGACCTCGGCGCCGCCCTCGACGTCCTGAACGGCGGCCTGGCCGGCTCCACCGTCCTGTCCCGCAAGAAGGGCAACTTCGCCCAGCGCGACTTCCGGCCCGGCTTCCGCATCGACCTCCACCACAAGGACATGGGCATCGTCACCGACGCCGCCCGCACCGTCGGTGCCGCCCTTCCCGTCGGCAGCCTCGTGGCCAGTCTCGTCACCTCCCTGCGCGCCCAGGGCGACGGCGGCCTCGACCACTCCGCCCTCCTGCGCGGCGTCGAACGCCTCTCCGGGCACACCGCCGGAAACTGAGGCCATGGCGGCGCAGCGGATTCCCGCCGTACGAGCGGCCGTCCCGGGGGGGGCGGCGCGCCTGCTGGCCAGGGCTGCGGCCGGTGGCACCACCGCGGCCCGCCCGGCTGGGAGGTACCGGCCGCGATCGGCGTCCACAGGGCGCTGGACCTGCGGGGTGAGCGGGACGCGGAGGTCATCGCGGCCGTCGACGGCGAGGAATTCCCGTTCCTCGCCGAGGAGTTGGCGTCGGCGGTGCGCCACGAGGTGCCCTTCGTGCCGCTGCTGCACCGGCCCGGCCACGACGGCCACGGCCGGCGCCGGGACCCCTGCGCGCCCGACGAGTACCTCACGGACCATGTGAAGCTCGTGGAGGCGTACGGCTGCGCGGGCCGCGACGTCGTCGAACCGGCGGAACTCCGCTCGGCGGTCGAGTGGGCCCGCAAGGAGGCCGTCTCCACCCGGCGGCCGGTCCTCGTGGACGTCCGGACCGGGCC comes from the Streptomyces angustmyceticus genome and includes:
- a CDS encoding thiamine pyrophosphate-dependent enzyme; translated protein: MRGERDAEVIAAVDGEEFPFLAEELASAVRHEVPFVPLLHRPGHDGHGRRRDPCAPDEYLTDHVKLVEAYGCAGRDVVEPAELRSAVEWARKEAVSTRRPVLVDVRTGPAGRPPGDAADSPVHQHSHDPENAPADTT